A genomic segment from Malus domestica chromosome 05, GDT2T_hap1 encodes:
- the LOC103436041 gene encoding disease resistance protein RPV1-like, producing MDIASSSSSAADNPPRREKYDVFISFRGEDTRLGITSHLHAALLQKKFETYIDNRLQRGEEIGSALLEAIEKSTISVIIFSQNYASSTWCLDELVHILKCNNREGRMVIPVFYDINPSDVRKQHGSYADAFAQLEKRFANSIDKVHKWRDALTTAANLSGFDHSNKSGTEADLIQKVVDHIWTQLCGESSCDLKGFVGIERRIEQIELLLGIHSPDACITVGIWGMGGIGKTTLAEAVFRIHSSKFEASCFLKNVRENSEQAGGLDHLEKTLLKELLKEEVLPAGSTLVRERLDRTKVLIVLDDVSDSLQIERLAGDRIRYGTGSRIIITSRDRGTLGQTVEKDNIYEVEVLKPDDALPLFCSRAFKNNSTRRTDYKELAEKAVHYARGVPLALKVLGSLFFNCKSKEDWEDEFNKLKRFPSESIQKVLRISYDRLEKNEKEIFLDVACFHKGKGVDMVKRMLDVRGFFGTTGIRILIDMSLISIVSKWGREGIIEMHDLLQEMGRTIVQEQCIKDPGERNRLFVDKDVYRILKSNTETPNVEAIKVCWFEPLKRADFKKMSNLKMLSSVGRLTASLDLPDSLCYLEWPFYPLESLPSTFSPENLVELRMRGSKVKRLWKEDEILANLQVIDLHECEYLIEVPNLSRSPKIVHINLRCCYSLVEIPSYFQHLDKLTRLELGFCTSLKYLPKMPGNLTYLCLQASGIKELPESVWSNENISYLNIRHCSYLKKLPSSRCKLKNLDLHRCSKFENFPEILEPIEHLKSLSLIHTAVTELPSSICKLKYLESLDLIECSRFSKFPEILEPMEHLKSLSLIRTAVTELPSSICNLKYLESLDLTECSRFSKFPEILKPMEHLKSLSLIQTAVTKLPSSICKLIYLESLDLTECSRFSKFPEILEPMEHLKSLRLIRTVVTELPSSICKLKYLESLDLKGCSRFSKFPEILEPMEHLVSLCLEETAVEMLPSSIGNLNRLQDLNLGWCKQLKDVPTSIYSLTNLKRLDFKGCGRLEKLPSSSVGFLSLEELDLRFSGILEIPASIKQASRLSILELCLCKQLQSIPELPVLCNVNAEGCTSLKIVSSSRTALTQGWDKPNYCYRDFTNCPKLDNNSRSNIMDEAQITIMRMATVVPLKDYCWYHKPWPQINIACTGKEIPNWFSYQNEGSSVDIELCPDWFRTGLFGFALSVVLSCVSNVRYKPWRVKANFIVKFMGESHELFSSKYIIQGSYDGQHHVHVWNEAFRSEEVGKNCSPDVYKLAKEASIIFCPYFEDFKNSEDSEDFEDSEGQPASASDMKVERCGICPLYAEDAEKFKFGHVFMSRGPKVEEETRQDDDSKGGGSRDEPQVSGSSHEYEANESN from the exons ATGGACattgcttcttcttcatcatccgCTGCTGATAACCCCCCACGTCGAGAAAAGTATGATGTGTTTATCAGTTTCAGAGGTGAGGACACCCGCCTTGGTATTACCAGCCATCTTCATGCTGCCTTACTTCAGAAGAAATTTGAAACCTACATCGATAATAGACTTCAGAGAGGAGAAGAAATCGGATCTGCCCTTCTAGAAGCAATTGAGAAATCCACCATTTCGGTGATCATTTTCTCACAAAACTATGCTTCTTCCACATGGTGTTTGGATGAGCTTGTGCATATACTAAAATGCAACAACAGAGAAGGCCGGATGGTTATACCCGTATTCTACGACATCAATCCATCTGATGTACGAAAACAACACGGGAGTTATGCAGATGCATTTGCTCAACTTGAAAAACGATTCGCTAACAGTATCGACAAGGTGCACAAGTGGAGGGATGCTTTGACGACTGCAGCCAATCTATCTGGGTTTGATCATTCAAACAAATCCGG GACGGAGGCAGATCTAATTCAGAAAGTTGTCGATCATATTTGGACCCAATTGTGTGGCGAATCATCCTGCGATTTAAAGGGCTTTGTTGGAATTGAAAGACGCATCGAGCAGATCGAATTGCTGTTAGGCATTCATTCACCGGACGCTTGCATCACTGTAGGTATTTGGGGCATGGGTGGTATTGGGAAAACCACCCTTGCCGAGGCTGTATTTCGCATACACTCTTCTAAATTCGAAGCTTCTTGTTTTCTTAAGAATGTTAGGGAGAACTCAGAACAAGCAGGTGGACTAGATCACTTGGAAAAAACACTTCTTAAGGAGCTATTAAAGGAAGAAGTTCTGCCCGCAGGATCAACTTTGGTTCGAGAAAGGCTCGATCGTACAAAGGTCCTCATTGTTCTAGATGACGTGAGTGATTCATTGCAAATTGAACGTTTAGCTGGCGATCGTATTCGGTATGGCACTGGAAGTAGAATCATTATCACAAGTAGAGATAGGGGCACACTTGGGCAAACTGTTGAAAAGGATAATATCTATGAGGTTGAGGTATTAAAACCGGATGATGCTCTTCCGCTCTTCTGTTCGCGTGCTTTCAAGAATAACAGTACTCGTAGAACAGATTATAAAGAGTTGGCAGAAAAGGCCGTGCATTATGCCAGAGGCGTTCCTTTGGCTCTTAAAGTTCTGGGGTCCTTGTTCTTCAATTGCAAGAGCAAAGAAGACTGGGAAGATGAATTCAACAAACTGAAACGATTTCCCAGTGAAAGTATCCAGAAAGTGTTGAGAATAAGTTATGATAGATTGgaaaaaaatgagaaggagatatTTCTAGACGTGGCATGTTTTCATAAAGGGAAGGGTGTGGATATGGTAAAACGAATGTTAGATGTTCGTGGATTCTTTGGGACAACCGGAATTAGAATTCTCATTGATATGTCTCTCATATCAATTGTTTCAAAATGGGGAAGGGAAGGCATAATAGAGATGCACGATTTGCTACAAGAAATGGGAAGGACAATTGTTCAAGAACAATGTATTAAAGATCCTGGTGAACGGAATAGGTTGTTCGTTGACAAGGATGTCTATCGCATACTAAAGAGTAACACG GAAACTCCAAATGTTGAAGCCATAAAGGTTTGTTGGTTTGAACCATTGAAACGTGCAGACTTCAAAAAGATGTCTAACCTAAAAATGCTAAGCTCGGTTGGCCGATTGACCGCTTCTCTAGACCTTCCCGATTCTCTTTGTTATCTTGAGTGGCCTTTTTATCCACTGGAATCTTTGCCGTCAACTTTTTCTCCGGAAAATCTAGTTGAGCTTCGTATGCGAGGTAGCAAAGTTAAGAGGCTTTGGAAAGAAGACGag ATACTTGCCAACTTACAAGTTATCGATTTGCATGAGTGTGAGTATTTAATTGAAGTTCCAAATCTCTCTAGGAGTCCAAAGATTGTGCACATAAATCTTCGTTGCTGTTACAGTTTGGTTGAAATTCCTTCGTATTTTCAACATCTTGACAAGCTTACTCGTCTTGAACTTGGATTCTGCACCAGTCTCAAGTATCTTCCAAAGATGCCAGGAAATCTTACATACTTATGTTTACAAGCCAGTGGTATAAAGGAGTTGCCAGAATCAGTTTGGTCTAACGAAAATATTTCTTACTTGAATATAAGGCATTGCAGTTACCTTAAGAAACTTCCAAGTAGCAGGTGTAAGTTGAAAAATCTCGATCTCCATAGGTGCtctaaatttgaaaactttccAGAGATTTTGGAGCCAATAGAACATTTGAAGTCATTAAGTTTAATTCATACAGCAGTTACAGAGCTACCCTCATCAATCTGTAAGTTGAAATATCTTGAGAGTCTTGATCTCATCGAGTGCTCTAGATTTTCCAAATTCCCTGAAATCTTGGAGCCAATGGAACATTTGAAGTCCTTAAGTTTAATTCGAACAGCAGTTACAGAGCTACCCTCATCAATCTGTAACTTGAAATATCTTGAGAGTCTTGATCTCACCGAGTGCTCTAGATTTTCCAAATTCCCTGAAATCTTGAAGCCAATGGAACATTTGAAGTCCTTAAGTTTAATTCAAACAGCAGTTACAAAGCTACCCTCATCAATCTGTAAGTTGATATATCTTGAGAGTCTTGATCTCACCGAGTGCTCTAGATTTTCCAAATTCCCTGAAATCTTGGAGCCAATGGAACATTTGAAGTCCCTAAGATTAATTCGAACAGTAGTTACAGAGCTACCCTCATCAATCTGTAAGTTGAAATATCTTGAGAGTCTTGATCTCAAAGGTTGCTCTAGATTTTCCAAATTCCCTGAAATCTTGGAGCCAATGGAACATTTGGTGTCTCTTTGTTTGGAAGAAACAGCTGTCGAAATGCTTCCTTCGTCAATTGGAAATCTAAATAGGCTTCAAGATTTAAACCTTGGTTGGTGCAAGCAACTTAAGGATGTCCCAACAAGTATCTACAGTTTAACCAATCTTAAACGTCTCGACTTTAAAGGCTGtgggagacttgaaaaattgcCTTCCAGCTCCGTTGGTTTTCTCTCTTTAGAAGAACTAGATCTCAGGTTCAGCGGTATATTGGAAATACCAGCAAGCATCAAACAAGCTTCTCGGTTGTCTATACTCGAATTATGCTTGTGCAAGCAGCTTCAATCTATACCAGAGCTCCCAGTGCTATGTAATGTTAATGCTGAAGGCTGCACGTCGCTGAAGATAGTGTCAAGTTCAAGGACAGCACTCACACAAGGTTGGGACAAACCTAATTATTGTTACAGAGATTTTACTAATTGCCCAAAATTGGATAATAATTCAAGGAGCAACATAATGGATGAAGCACAGATTACAATTATGCGAATGGCAACTGTTGTGCCATTAAAGGACTATTGCTGGTATCATAAGCCCTGGCCTCAGATTAACATTGCATGTACAGGAAAAGAAATTCCAAATTGGTTCAGCTATCAAAATGAGGGATCTTCAGTAGACATCGAGCTTTGTCCAGATTGGTTTCGAACAGGTTTATTTGGTTTCGCTCTCTCTGTTGTTCTTTCTTGTGTTTCAAATGTGAGGTATAAACCCTGGAGGGTAAAAGCTAATTTCATTGTCAAATTCATGGGTGAAAGCCATGAACTGTTCAGTTCTAAGTACATTATCCAAGGCTCCTATGACGGCCAACATCACGTGCATGTGTGGAATGAGGCCTTTAGAAGTGAAGAGGTAGGAAAAAATTGCTCCCCTGATGTTTACAAACTTGCCAAAGAGGCCTCTATTATCTTCTGCCCGTATTTTGAAGATTTTAAAAATTCTGAAGATTCGGAAGATTTTGAAGATTCTGAAGGACAACCTGCTTCTGCTTCCGATATGAAGGTGGAAAGATGTGGTATATGCCCATTGTATGCCGAAGATGCTGAGAAATTCAAATTTGGTCATGTGTTCATGTCGAGGGGACCAAaagtagaagaagaaacaaGACAAGATGATGATTCCAAAGGTGGTGGATCAAGAGATGAGCCTCAAGTTAGTGGATCAAGTCATGAGTATGAAGCAAATGAAAGTAATTAG